One genomic segment of Gemmatimonadota bacterium includes these proteins:
- the rpmG gene encoding 50S ribosomal protein L33: MAKRQGSRMLIRMKSTESSHYYHTEKNRQNHPDRLELKKFDPILRKRVLYREER, from the coding sequence ATGGCTAAGCGACAGGGTAGCCGCATGCTCATTAGAATGAAAAGTACAGAGAGTTCGCACTATTATCATACGGAAAAAAATCGACAGAATCATCCCGATCGTCTCGAATTAAAAAAGTTCGATCCCATATTGCGGAAGCGCGTGCTCTATCGGGAAGAGCGATAG
- the hinT gene encoding purine nucleoside phosphoramidase yields MAEETIFSKIIRREINADIVYQDDLVTAFRDINPQAPTHVLIVPNKLIPTINDVTKEDEPALGRMITVAAKIAADEGISENGYRLIINCNRDGGQEVYHIHMHLVGGRPLGRMLAR; encoded by the coding sequence ATGGCCGAAGAAACGATCTTTAGCAAAATTATTCGACGCGAAATCAATGCAGACATCGTTTATCAAGACGACCTGGTAACCGCTTTTCGGGACATCAATCCCCAGGCACCCACCCACGTATTGATCGTACCGAATAAATTGATCCCCACAATCAACGACGTTACAAAAGAAGACGAACCCGCACTCGGGCGCATGATAACTGTCGCGGCAAAAATCGCCGCAGACGAGGGCATTTCAGAAAACGGGTATCGCCTCATCATCAATTGCAATCGCGACGGAGGCCAGGAAGTATATCACATCCACATGCATTTGGTCGGAGGACGACCTCTGGGCAGGATGTTGGCGAGATAG
- the rpmB gene encoding 50S ribosomal protein L28: MARRCSITGIGPLSGHHVSHSKRRVKRVQKPNLKSKRIYVPELGRFVRIKLSARALRTVNKKGLLPYLKDRGLSVEEVAL, from the coding sequence ATGGCCAGACGTTGTAGTATTACGGGGATAGGACCGCTGAGCGGTCATCATGTGTCCCACTCCAAACGAAGAGTCAAGCGGGTGCAGAAACCCAATTTGAAGAGCAAGCGCATTTACGTTCCAGAACTGGGGCGCTTTGTGCGTATCAAACTCTCAGCCCGCGCACTGCGAACGGTGAATAAAAAAGGTCTTTTGCCGTATCTCAAAGATCGCGGTCTTTCAGTGGAGGAAGTTGCGCTTTAA
- the yidD gene encoding membrane protein insertion efficiency factor YidD, whose protein sequence is MFSTTACVFIKGYQYVLSPLMRFFAIAPSPCRYHPTCSHYALEAFRQHSFPYALSLAIRRILRCRPFARGGYDPVPPPSDQ, encoded by the coding sequence ATGTTTTCCACCACCGCGTGTGTGTTCATTAAAGGCTATCAATATGTGCTGTCGCCCCTGATGCGCTTTTTTGCCATTGCGCCCAGTCCATGCCGCTATCATCCCACATGTTCGCACTACGCGCTTGAAGCTTTTCGCCAGCATTCCTTCCCGTATGCTCTTTCTCTTGCGATACGACGTATTTTGCGCTGTCGTCCGTTTGCCAGAGGTGGGTACGATCCGGTTCCTCCGCCTTCTGATCAATGA
- a CDS encoding GTP cyclohydrolase I FolE2, with protein sequence MELPDIQNSHDKRGIEIDQVGVSNVRYPLTLPLRDNGEFHTVANLSMTVSLPHHQKGTHMSRFMIALNEQHKHFTPDSVHIVLEEILELLEAEEAFLSMAFPIFLTRKAPITGIEGMLDYNCEFRAMLTNEGMQDKLIGVRANVASLCPCSKEISDYGAHNQRSEITMDVRPYEDEFIWFEDLIDIGEYHASCQLYPILKRTDEKYVTERAYNNPKFVEDIVRDVATDLLAMMDEERIAWFYVSSNNYESIHNHDAYAKIERGVRGPLLTHRKEAENALMV encoded by the coding sequence ATGGAACTACCCGACATACAAAACTCACACGACAAACGCGGCATTGAAATCGACCAGGTCGGTGTATCCAATGTGCGCTATCCCTTGACCTTGCCGCTACGCGATAACGGCGAATTTCACACAGTGGCCAATCTATCCATGACCGTGAGCTTGCCCCACCATCAAAAGGGAACCCACATGTCGCGGTTTATGATTGCGCTGAATGAGCAACACAAACACTTTACGCCTGATAGCGTACACATCGTACTCGAAGAAATACTCGAATTATTGGAAGCCGAAGAAGCATTTCTCAGCATGGCATTTCCCATCTTTTTAACGCGCAAAGCACCTATCACGGGCATTGAAGGCATGCTGGACTACAACTGTGAATTCAGAGCAATGTTGACAAATGAAGGCATGCAAGACAAACTGATCGGCGTGCGTGCCAACGTGGCAAGCCTCTGCCCGTGTAGCAAAGAAATCAGCGACTACGGCGCGCACAATCAACGTTCCGAAATCACAATGGATGTGCGGCCTTATGAGGATGAATTTATCTGGTTTGAAGATTTGATCGACATTGGCGAATACCATGCGTCGTGTCAACTCTATCCCATTTTGAAACGAACAGATGAAAAATACGTAACCGAGCGCGCATATAACAACCCCAAATTTGTCGAAGACATCGTGCGCGATGTGGCGACAGACCTGCTGGCAATGATGGACGAAGAGCGCATCGCGTGGTTTTACGTATCGAGCAACAACTACGAAAGCATCCACAACCACGATGCTTATGCCAAAATTGAGCGCGGCGTGCGCG